From the Candidatus Manganitrophaceae bacterium genome, the window AGGCGATTTTTCCTTTCAGGGTTCCGGTCCGGGTCTCGTTCTCTTGAAGGGCGACCTTCGCGATTCCGAAGTCGACCAGCTTGATCTCTCCATCGTAGGAGATCAAAATGTTTTGCGGGCTGATGTCGCGGTGAACCAGGTTCAGCTCTTTTCCGTGGAGATCTTTCTTCTTGTGCGCATGCTCCAACCCGCTGCAGACACGGCTGACGATGAAAAGGATCTGATCGATCGAAAGGGGCCGGTTGCGCTTCCGGCTCTGCTCCAGGATGGTCCGAAGGTCCCGTCCGGTCACATATTCCATTCCGATATAGAGCGACGCTTCGACCTCGCCGAAATCGAACACCTGAGCGATATTCGGATGGGAGAGCTGGGCCGCGACCTTCGCTTCGTTGATGAACATTGAAACGAACTCGGCGTTTTCGGTAAAGTGCGGAAGGATCCGTTTGATCGCGAGTAGCCGCTCGAACCCCTTCGATCCGGTCTGCTTGGCGAGGAAAACTTCGGCCATGCCCCCTTTGGCAATCTGATCGATGAGGAGATATTTTCCGTATTGCGCGGGGAAATCGGCCGGCATTTCGGGTCGCCCTCTATTGATGGTCGGGATACGCGTTATGAAGCGTTGAGGAAAAAAGGAAAGAAGATCTATAAGCAAGTAAATCGTACGGTGCCGAACTTGTCAAGGAAAGGGCGAACTGAAGGAAGGGGGTCGCGTCCGCGAAGCGATCGAAGACGCCGAACAAATGAAGTCATCGATGCGCCCTCAGGCTGGACGCTGAGGGATTTTTCAACCGCTTGCTCACGCGGGGTCTATTCCGGGTCGTTTGTAATCTTCTTTTCCCGACGGGCCACCCCGGTCTCGGTCGCCGCTGTCGCCACTGCCTGCGCCACCGCCTTTGCGACCTTGTGATTAAAGACGCCGGGAACGATATAATCTTCGGAGAGTTCATCCTTGCGGATCACCGAAGCGATGGCGTGCGCGGCGGCCAAATTCATCGCATCGTTAATTTCGGAGGCGCGGACATCGAGCGCGCCGCGGAAGATGCCGGGGAAGGCGAGGACGTTGTTGATTTGGTTCGGATAGTCGGAGCGGCCGGTCGCCATAATCCGGACGATCCCTTCCGTCTCCTCCGGCATGATCTCCGGGGTTGGATTGGCGAGCGCGAAGACGATCGGATCGCGCGCCATCTTCTTTACCGCCGCGGCGCTCAAGGCGCCAGCGACTGAAACACCGATGAAGACATCGGCCCCCGCCAACGCATCATCCAGCTTTCCCTTCAGCCGATTCGGATTGGTCTTTTTTGCATAGTCGCGTTTGACCGGGTTCATATCGCCCCTCCGGCCGGCGTAGATGATCCCGGCCCGGTCGCAGCCGATGATCTTCTTCACCCCGGAGGAGAGGAGGATCTCGCTGATGGCAACCCCGGCCGCTCCCACCCCGTTGACAACCACCTTCAGATCTTCCATTTTCTTTTTGACAATCTTCACGGCGTTCAGCAGGGCGGCCAATACAACAACCGCGGTTCCATGTTGATCGTCGTGAAACACGGGGATGTCGAGCGTCTTCTTGAGGCGCTGCTCCACCTCGAAGCAGCGGGGCGAGGAGATATCTTCCAAATTGATCCCGCCGAAACCGGTGGCAATCCGCTGGACCGTCTCGACGATCTCGTCGGTCTCTTGCGTCGCCAGGCAGATCGGGTAGGCATCGATTCCGCCGAACTCTTTGAAGAGCATCGCCTTCCCCTCCATCACCGGCATCGCCGCCTCCGGCCCGATGTTGCCGAGCCCCAAGACCGCCGAGCCGTCGGTGACGACGGCGACGCTGTTCTTCTTGATCGTCAGCGAAAACGCCTTGCTCTTGTCTTCATGGATCGCCATGCAGACCTGCGCCACCCCCGGCGTGTAGACCCGGGAGAGGTCGTCGCGGGTCTTGATCGGAATGCGGTTGGCGATCTCGATCTTTCCGCCGAGATGAAGCAGGAAGGTCCGGTCGGAGAGATGGACGACTTCGACCGCCGGGATCTGCTTGACCGCATCGACAATCCGGGCCGTGTGCGCTTCATCCCGGGTGCTGACGGTGAGGTCCCGGGTGATCACCCCGCGATCGACGCTGACGATATCGATCGCGCCGATATCGCCGCCGGCCTTTCCGATCGCCGACGTGATCTGGCCGAGCATGCCGATCTGGTTTTTGAATTTAAGCCGGAGGGTGACGCTTCGACTGGCGCTGGGATAAACCATCTTTGACCTCTATCCTTTACTTTGCCTTTATTTTGCTTTCAGCCCATTGATATCAATAAACGGCGTTGCGCCGCCGGAAACCTGCGGCAGCTTGCCGTCCCACTTTTCGATCGCGCGAAGCTGGAGCAAAATCGGCGTCAGGGTCTCCCGCTGCAGCCGCTGGCCATCCGCCTCGGCCCGCGCCTGGGTCACCCGCTGCTCCGCTTCGATTCGAATCCGATCCAGATCGCGCTTCGCCTTCAACGCCGACTGCTCGGCGGTCTGCTTCGCCTCGATGGCGACATTGAACTCGTGCGAGAAGTCGAAATTGACGATCGAAAATTCATCGACGATGATATTGAACTTCACCAAACGCTGGGAGAGGTTTTCTTTGATCGCATCCTTCACCTCGGCCCGCCGGGTGATCAGCTCTTCCGCCGTGAAGTGGGCCGTGACCGACTTGACCGCCTCCTGCACCGCCGGATCGATTACCCGCTCCTTAAAGCTCAGTCCGATCTCCTGATAGACCTTCTGCGCCCGGCTCGGATCGAGGTGGAAATTGACGGCGATGGTGGAGGAGACGTTCTGAAGGTCTTTCGAGGCCGCCCGTGCATCGGTCTGAGACTTTTGTACTTTGACATCGATCGGAACAATCTCCTCGATGAACGGAATCTTGAAATGGAGCCCTTCCCCGAGCTGCACATCTTTGACCCCGCTCAGCTTGCTGAAGACCACCCCCCGCTCCCCCGCGCCGACCACCTGAAATGAGCTGAGCAATATAATAAACAAAAAGAGAATCACCGCGGCTGTAACGATCAGGCGGGGCAGCCGGGAAAGCCCGGGCGGAATCTTCATTTCATAAATATCAGCCATTTATTTTATTATCCTCCGTGGAGTTGAACACGCATCGCGCATCGCATCCCTCGCAATTTGTTGCGAGGTGAGACGCGCGAGTATAAATTGAGTCTTCTATCTTCTCGGGTCGAAGCCCCCCCGCCGCAAGCTGCGGGGAGCTTCTATGCGCTCTTGGCGCTCTTGGGTCCAGTATACCCGCTCAATCGCCAAGAGTCTCCTCTTGATGTCGATTCCCCCGGTGTAACCGCCGAGGGTGCCATCTTCGTGGACCACTCGATGACAGGGGAGGATGATCGGAAGCGGATTTCGACCGCAGGCATTTCCGACGGCGCGCGCCCCCCGCCCGAGTCCCAATCGATCGGCGATCCACTGATAGCTTCGGACCTCGCCATAAGGGATCTCGGTCAATGCCTTCCAGACGCGCCGCTGAAGCAGGGTCCCCGTCAGCCAGAAGATCGGCGCATCAAATTCCGGTTTCTGGCCGTTGAAATAACAGTCGATCTGCCGGCGCCAGGGCGCGAACCGCCCGGGATGCCGCTCCGGGAGCGCTCCGACGCGGCGCGCGATTTCGTTCAGGAGGTCTGACTCGGTGTCGCTCCGGAGAAGATAGGAGAGCCCCTCCGGATGGGCCACCCTGCCAAGCAGACCGAGGGG encodes:
- a CDS encoding methylated-DNA--[protein]-cysteine S-methyltransferase; this translates as MKEISQPLFYDITRSPLGLLGRVAHPEGLSYLLRSDTESDLLNEIARRVGALPERHPGRFAPWRRQIDCYFNGQKPEFDAPIFWLTGTLLQRRVWKALTEIPYGEVRSYQWIADRLGLGRGARAVGNACGRNPLPIILPCHRVVHEDGTLGGYTGGIDIKRRLLAIERVYWTQERQERIEAPRSLRRGGFDPRR
- a CDS encoding prohibitin family protein, with amino-acid sequence MKIPPGLSRLPRLIVTAAVILFLFIILLSSFQVVGAGERGVVFSKLSGVKDVQLGEGLHFKIPFIEEIVPIDVKVQKSQTDARAASKDLQNVSSTIAVNFHLDPSRAQKVYQEIGLSFKERVIDPAVQEAVKSVTAHFTAEELITRRAEVKDAIKENLSQRLVKFNIIVDEFSIVNFDFSHEFNVAIEAKQTAEQSALKAKRDLDRIRIEAEQRVTQARAEADGQRLQRETLTPILLQLRAIEKWDGKLPQVSGGATPFIDINGLKAK
- a CDS encoding NAD-dependent malic enzyme, translated to MVYPSASRSVTLRLKFKNQIGMLGQITSAIGKAGGDIGAIDIVSVDRGVITRDLTVSTRDEAHTARIVDAVKQIPAVEVVHLSDRTFLLHLGGKIEIANRIPIKTRDDLSRVYTPGVAQVCMAIHEDKSKAFSLTIKKNSVAVVTDGSAVLGLGNIGPEAAMPVMEGKAMLFKEFGGIDAYPICLATQETDEIVETVQRIATGFGGINLEDISSPRCFEVEQRLKKTLDIPVFHDDQHGTAVVVLAALLNAVKIVKKKMEDLKVVVNGVGAAGVAISEILLSSGVKKIIGCDRAGIIYAGRRGDMNPVKRDYAKKTNPNRLKGKLDDALAGADVFIGVSVAGALSAAAVKKMARDPIVFALANPTPEIMPEETEGIVRIMATGRSDYPNQINNVLAFPGIFRGALDVRASEINDAMNLAAAHAIASVIRKDELSEDYIVPGVFNHKVAKAVAQAVATAATETGVARREKKITNDPE